One window of Dyadobacter sandarakinus genomic DNA carries:
- a CDS encoding TolC family protein, whose protein sequence is MISIPKIRGFLLGASLAVLCAGESQAQDDPLPGYIRTGLSNNQGLKQENLLLEKSLYALKEAKSYFLPEVNFSTSYLDARGGRKISIPIGDLLNPVYRSLNELTSSGAFPQVENVNQTFNPNNYYDAKVRTSVPLYNAEIMYNARIRREQITMQQAGVDVYKRELVRDIKVAYYAWIQARQAAGILESAVELARENLRFNQVLVKNDKAIRTVVSRSENELIGLQARLEDARYQSVNAAGYFNFLLNRPLDTAIEAAPAHELPVSIDSITDGKREELTRLETVSHINQLSEQLVRAAVIPRLSTFLDLGSQGDFANFNKDTRYYLFGLTLDWRIFAGNRTQYQLRKAALDSKVTDEQLSQTSRQFELQALTASNRLQSSIVSYRASRNQTALSQQYYGDQQKRYREGQLLYIELLDAQNRLINDQLQQSIALLNVQTRAAELERARASFVFND, encoded by the coding sequence ATGATCAGCATTCCGAAGATCAGGGGCTTTCTGCTGGGAGCTTCACTGGCTGTGCTATGTGCAGGGGAGTCACAAGCGCAGGACGATCCGCTTCCCGGGTACATCCGCACCGGACTCTCCAACAATCAGGGACTCAAACAGGAAAATCTCCTGTTGGAAAAGAGTTTGTATGCGCTCAAAGAGGCTAAATCGTACTTTTTGCCGGAAGTGAATTTCAGTACCTCTTACCTCGATGCCCGGGGCGGCCGGAAAATCAGCATTCCGATCGGAGATCTGCTCAACCCGGTGTACCGGTCTTTGAACGAGCTGACCAGTTCGGGTGCATTCCCCCAGGTTGAGAATGTAAACCAGACATTTAACCCGAATAACTATTACGATGCAAAAGTCCGGACGTCTGTTCCGCTGTACAATGCCGAGATCATGTACAATGCCAGAATCCGGCGTGAGCAGATTACCATGCAGCAGGCGGGTGTCGACGTATATAAACGTGAGTTAGTCCGAGACATCAAGGTGGCCTACTATGCCTGGATACAGGCGAGGCAGGCTGCCGGTATACTCGAAAGTGCCGTAGAGCTGGCCCGGGAAAACCTGCGCTTCAACCAGGTACTCGTCAAAAATGACAAGGCGATACGTACCGTGGTAAGCCGGTCGGAAAATGAACTGATCGGCTTGCAGGCCAGGCTGGAAGATGCACGCTACCAGTCTGTCAATGCGGCCGGGTACTTTAATTTTTTGTTAAACAGACCGCTGGATACGGCCATCGAAGCTGCACCCGCCCATGAACTTCCTGTATCTATCGACTCGATCACTGACGGAAAGCGGGAGGAACTGACCCGGCTGGAAACGGTTTCCCACATTAACCAGCTGTCCGAGCAGCTTGTGCGGGCGGCTGTGATCCCGCGACTGTCCACCTTCCTCGACCTGGGTTCGCAGGGTGATTTTGCAAATTTTAACAAGGATACCCGCTACTACCTGTTCGGACTCACGCTCGACTGGCGCATATTCGCAGGCAACCGTACGCAGTACCAGCTCAGGAAAGCGGCACTGGATAGTAAAGTTACAGACGAGCAACTCAGCCAAACCAGCCGGCAGTTTGAATTACAAGCACTTACCGCCTCTAACCGGCTGCAATCTTCCATCGTCAGCTACCGGGCCAGCCGTAATCAGACGGCACTTTCCCAACAGTATTACGGCGACCAGCAAAAGCGCTATCGCGAGGGGCAGCTGTTATACATTGAGCTGCTCGATGCGCAAAACCGCCTTATCAATGACCAGTTGCAGCAAAGTATTGCTTTGCTGAATGTACAGACCCGCGCTGCCGAGCTGGAAAGAGCCCGTGCCAGCTTTGTTTTCAACGATTAA
- a CDS encoding TetR/AcrR family transcriptional regulator — MAIKERKEREKQDMRNLIIESATRLFLKQGYDKTSIRNIAEDIEYSPATIYLYFKDKDEIFYVIHENGFSMLLAEFRKSQNIVNPFERLVAICKSYIRFAIENQDFYDLMFIMRAPLAEIECNNEWPEGQNAFAFLVQVIHECLDQQLIRPVDVGLQALSVWSMGHGLVSLYVRGRCTAMKFPEADMEQLLDDAVVNYLEAIRT; from the coding sequence ATGGCGATTAAGGAAAGAAAAGAGCGGGAAAAGCAGGATATGCGTAATCTGATTATCGAATCAGCCACACGGCTGTTTTTGAAGCAGGGTTACGATAAAACCTCCATCCGCAACATCGCCGAGGATATCGAGTACAGCCCCGCTACCATTTACCTGTATTTTAAAGACAAGGACGAAATTTTTTACGTCATACATGAAAATGGCTTTTCAATGCTGCTGGCTGAATTCCGGAAGTCGCAAAACATTGTAAATCCGTTTGAAAGGCTGGTGGCAATCTGTAAATCCTACATCCGGTTTGCGATAGAAAACCAGGACTTTTACGATCTGATGTTTATCATGCGTGCGCCCCTGGCTGAGATTGAGTGCAATAACGAGTGGCCCGAGGGGCAAAATGCATTTGCATTTCTTGTCCAGGTCATTCACGAATGTCTCGACCAGCAGCTGATCAGGCCGGTGGACGTAGGTTTGCAGGCACTTTCTGTATGGTCGATGGGGCACGGGCTGGTGTCGCTGTATGTGCGCGGACGCTGCACGGCCATGAAGTTTCCGGAGGCGGATATGGAGCAGCTGCTGGATGATGCAGTCGTGAATTATCTTGAAGCGATCAGGACCTGA
- a CDS encoding DinB family protein: protein METYITENTATNSPSIITLTELLEHWQGHRALTRRVIDAFPEEQLFQYSIGGMRTFAELTMEMAGLAAPGVRGVAYGDWTSSNPQISHETPVPPTKAGLLALWDEVTALINQTWPDVKLDRLHEHDVAFGMYPGKVYATLFYLIDNEIHHRAQGYVYLRSLGITPPPFWDRPEMME, encoded by the coding sequence ATGGAAACGTACATCACCGAGAACACTGCCACTAACAGTCCTTCCATTATCACGCTCACGGAACTGCTCGAACACTGGCAGGGCCACCGCGCACTCACCAGGCGGGTCATCGATGCCTTCCCGGAAGAACAACTGTTTCAATATTCCATTGGTGGTATGCGCACATTTGCCGAACTCACCATGGAAATGGCAGGGCTGGCTGCTCCGGGCGTACGGGGTGTTGCCTATGGCGACTGGACATCCTCCAATCCCCAGATATCCCATGAAACCCCGGTACCTCCTACCAAAGCAGGGCTGCTGGCCTTGTGGGATGAAGTTACAGCATTGATCAACCAAACCTGGCCCGACGTCAAACTGGATCGTCTGCACGAGCACGATGTGGCATTTGGCATGTATCCCGGCAAGGTCTACGCTACCCTGTTTTACCTGATTGACAATGAAATCCATCACCGCGCACAGGGGTATGTGTACCTGCGTTCACTGGGCATTACACCGCCGCCATTTTGGGACCGTCCTGAAATGATGGAATAA
- a CDS encoding MFS transporter: protein MKTFYAVLVNSLAASLTNTFVWFAVTFWVYLETKSVIATSLMAGIYLTTVAVSGFFLGSVVDHYRKKTSMMISGVVTLVLYGLALLIYVLTPEATFKNPSSINLWVFITLSLLGAIAGNIRSIALSTTVTILVAEDARDKANGMVGTANGVSFLVASIFSGLVIGFMGMLWMLVLAIGLTVLTILHLTTIHIGEKEIVHLDPASQMVDMKGTIAAVNLVPGLFGLIFFNTFNNFLGGVFMSLMDAYGLSLVSVQAWGILWGVLSLGFIIGGLVVAKTGLGKKPLKTLFVSNIVMWTICIFFTIQSSIELLAIGMFVYLCLIPVVEATEQTILQKVIPPERQGRVFGFAQSIEQAAAPVTAFMIGPIAKYIFIPLMTDGAGARLIGSWYGTGQARGLALLFSVTGIIGLLITLVAMRSKAYRQLSKIYRKPEEEYGGTGQPAVL from the coding sequence ATGAAAACGTTTTATGCAGTATTGGTTAATTCGCTGGCAGCTTCACTGACCAATACATTCGTTTGGTTTGCAGTAACTTTCTGGGTGTACCTGGAAACCAAGTCGGTGATCGCGACTTCACTGATGGCTGGCATTTACCTGACTACGGTGGCTGTTTCCGGGTTTTTTCTTGGCTCTGTTGTAGACCACTACCGGAAGAAAACTTCCATGATGATATCGGGCGTCGTCACACTGGTACTGTATGGATTGGCATTGCTGATATACGTGCTTACGCCCGAGGCTACATTCAAAAATCCTTCGAGCATCAACCTATGGGTGTTTATAACTTTGTCGCTGCTGGGGGCCATAGCAGGTAATATCCGCAGCATTGCCCTCTCCACTACGGTTACGATCCTGGTCGCGGAAGACGCGCGAGATAAGGCGAACGGCATGGTGGGTACGGCAAACGGCGTGTCGTTCCTGGTTGCGTCCATTTTCAGCGGGCTGGTGATCGGATTTATGGGTATGCTCTGGATGCTGGTGCTGGCAATAGGGCTCACCGTCCTGACGATCCTGCACCTCACGACCATACACATTGGCGAGAAGGAAATTGTCCACCTTGATCCGGCTTCCCAAATGGTTGATATGAAAGGGACCATCGCCGCTGTAAACCTGGTACCCGGGCTTTTCGGGCTCATTTTCTTCAATACTTTCAACAACTTTCTAGGCGGGGTATTTATGTCGTTGATGGATGCGTACGGCCTCTCCCTAGTGTCGGTGCAGGCCTGGGGGATACTTTGGGGCGTGCTCAGCCTGGGATTTATCATTGGCGGGCTGGTGGTTGCCAAAACGGGTTTAGGGAAGAAGCCGCTTAAAACATTGTTTGTGTCCAACATCGTTATGTGGACGATCTGCATATTTTTCACCATACAGTCTTCGATTGAGCTTCTGGCAATCGGCATGTTCGTATACCTGTGCCTGATTCCCGTTGTAGAGGCTACCGAGCAGACCATCCTGCAGAAAGTAATTCCGCCGGAAAGGCAGGGACGTGTGTTCGGATTTGCGCAAAGCATTGAGCAGGCCGCAGCACCGGTGACCGCCTTCATGATCGGCCCGATCGCCAAGTACATCTTTATCCCGCTGATGACCGACGGTGCAGGTGCCCGGCTGATTGGCTCCTGGTATGGTACCGGCCAGGCACGCGGACTGGCGCTCCTGTTTTCAGTCACGGGGATCATCGGACTGCTGATTACACTGGTGGCTATGCGTTCAAAGGCTTACAGGCAGCTTTCGAAGATTTACAGAAAGCCCGAAGAAGAATATGGAGGCACGGGGCAGCCTGCTGTTTTATAA
- a CDS encoding VOC family protein: MFKNAKAFTGYSVNDLQKAKDFYGNILQLDVSEIAEMPTLRLHLAGGGDVLIYEKPNHQPATFTVLNFPVEDLEGTVAKLKELGVPFEDYDFPGLKTDADHIARGPVGPHIAWFTDPAGNILSVLKEM, translated from the coding sequence ATGTTTAAAAACGCAAAAGCATTCACGGGATATTCGGTAAATGATCTGCAAAAAGCCAAGGATTTCTACGGAAACATTCTGCAACTGGACGTCAGTGAAATAGCCGAAATGCCTACCCTCCGCCTCCATCTTGCAGGTGGCGGCGATGTGCTGATTTACGAAAAGCCCAATCACCAGCCCGCCACTTTTACCGTGCTTAACTTCCCTGTTGAGGATCTTGAAGGAACCGTAGCGAAGCTGAAGGAGCTGGGTGTGCCATTTGAGGATTATGACTTTCCAGGACTGAAAACCGACGCTGACCACATTGCACGGGGACCGGTTGGTCCGCATATTGCATGGTTCACTGACCCGGCAGGCAACATCCTCTCGGTGCTAAAAGAAATGTAA
- a CDS encoding secondary thiamine-phosphate synthase enzyme YjbQ: MKIFQKQIRLRERRRGFHLITDEIIQVLGQEHGIQTGICQVFIQHTSASLTINENADPTVRQDFEMFFNKHVPENDPDYRHDYEGSDDMPAHLKAALLGSSVMVPVSKGRFALGTWQGIYLCEHRNAGGPRSLVITMWGE, from the coding sequence ATGAAGATTTTTCAAAAACAAATTCGCCTCCGCGAGCGCCGGCGCGGTTTTCACCTGATTACGGATGAGATTATCCAAGTGCTCGGACAAGAACATGGCATACAGACAGGGATTTGCCAGGTCTTTATCCAGCACACATCTGCCTCGCTGACGATCAATGAAAATGCAGACCCAACCGTGCGCCAGGATTTTGAAATGTTCTTCAACAAGCATGTTCCTGAAAACGATCCCGATTACCGCCACGATTACGAAGGTTCCGATGACATGCCGGCACACCTGAAAGCGGCACTTCTGGGAAGTTCGGTTATGGTGCCGGTGAGTAAGGGGCGCTTTGCGCTGGGTACCTGGCAGGGCATTTACCTCTGCGAGCACCGCAACGCAGGCGGGCCCAGAAGCCTTGTCATTACAATGTGGGGTGAATGA
- a CDS encoding adenylosuccinate synthetase: MTATAHIVVGLGYGDEGKGIFTDYLSSRLRRPVVIRYNGGHQCGHSVNLRDGRSHVFSSFGSGTFRGVPTYISAFCTIDPADMLHEHASLRSLGANPVLLADPRALVVTPFDKLYHRLQGGQSDSHNPGEGFAACLDRVERGCVLHAADLFVEKDLSALLLHIRQYYETELIQAGYPDALSDLNQISIPGFLDEVRKATAFFQLVPEGKLFSGSGFSDFIFEGARGILLDNEFGIFPNAAKMSTTSKNAVIMIKRNLPDCQANLYYLTRAYQTRRGTGWMSTRNHPVKLTAERTTDRQVATGILDLDMVRYAMQCDTDSDFPAKKNLVVTCLDQLAGFVHFRDGRVIRSQDIGSYIYKIAVCNSIYLNASPYSDTFRYYSWES, encoded by the coding sequence ATGACGGCGACTGCACATATTGTAGTAGGACTTGGCTATGGGGATGAAGGCAAAGGTATTTTTACCGATTACCTGAGTTCCCGTCTTCGGCGCCCGGTCGTGATCCGTTACAACGGTGGGCATCAGTGCGGTCATTCCGTAAACCTGCGCGATGGCCGTAGCCACGTTTTTTCCAGCTTTGGTTCCGGCACTTTCCGGGGAGTACCCACTTATATATCTGCATTCTGCACCATTGATCCTGCCGATATGCTGCACGAACATGCCAGCTTGCGCAGCCTGGGCGCAAATCCTGTGTTGCTGGCTGATCCCCGGGCGCTTGTGGTTACGCCGTTCGACAAGCTGTATCACAGGCTGCAGGGGGGTCAGAGTGACAGCCATAATCCCGGCGAGGGCTTCGCTGCCTGCCTGGATCGTGTGGAACGCGGCTGTGTGCTTCATGCGGCAGATCTGTTCGTGGAAAAAGATTTAAGTGCCTTACTGCTGCACATCAGGCAGTACTATGAAACTGAGCTCATCCAGGCGGGCTACCCGGACGCGCTTTCGGATTTGAACCAAATCTCCATTCCCGGCTTTCTGGATGAGGTACGTAAAGCCACCGCTTTTTTTCAGCTGGTCCCGGAGGGCAAGCTTTTCTCGGGGTCGGGCTTTTCCGATTTCATTTTTGAAGGTGCGCGTGGCATCCTGCTGGACAATGAGTTCGGGATCTTTCCCAATGCTGCCAAGATGAGTACAACCAGCAAAAATGCTGTGATCATGATCAAACGAAACCTTCCGGACTGTCAGGCAAACCTGTACTATCTCACCCGCGCCTACCAGACCCGGCGCGGCACCGGATGGATGTCGACCAGGAACCATCCGGTAAAACTGACGGCGGAGCGCACAACTGATCGCCAGGTTGCTACCGGTATCCTGGACCTCGATATGGTGCGCTACGCCATGCAATGCGACACTGACTCCGACTTTCCGGCTAAGAAAAATCTCGTGGTCACCTGTCTGGATCAGCTCGCTGGCTTTGTGCATTTCAGGGACGGGCGTGTAATCCGGTCACAGGATATCGGCTCGTATATTTACAAGATCGCAGTATGCAATTCAATCTACCTCAATGCATCACCCTACTCGGATACTTTCAGATATTACAGCTGGGAAAGCTGA
- a CDS encoding DoxX family protein has protein sequence MKKTKIVYWILTGLAAAMLGVGAIFDAVSAPEALTHVMHLGYPAYIVPFLGIAKLLGVIAILVPGFPRIKEWAYAGLFFDLAGALYSHIAAGDGPSCGWGFL, from the coding sequence ATGAAAAAGACGAAAATCGTGTACTGGATTCTGACCGGTCTTGCGGCAGCAATGCTGGGTGTAGGTGCCATATTTGATGCCGTGTCGGCGCCCGAAGCCCTGACGCATGTGATGCACCTCGGCTACCCCGCGTACATTGTGCCTTTTCTGGGCATTGCCAAGCTACTGGGTGTGATCGCGATTCTGGTTCCTGGTTTTCCGAGGATCAAAGAGTGGGCATATGCAGGTCTTTTCTTTGATCTTGCAGGTGCATTGTATTCGCACATCGCTGCGGGCGACGGTCCTAGTTGTGGGTGGGGATTTTTATAG
- a CDS encoding GlxA family transcriptional regulator, translated as MKHISVLVPKGDAALGTIEGPFKFFTFVNDFLVAMGREPGFQVELVGLDRDVQRYGKVFAVIPDMSIEHVHQTDLVIIPAVNGNREQVIEMNQAFFPWITRQHQAGAEVASLCVGAFLLAATGLLNGKSCTTHWMSAGDFRRMFPLVNLMDDRIITDERGVYTSGGANSFWNLLVYLVEKYVDREMAIYTTKFFMIDIDRHSQSPFIMFSGQKGHEDEVVRKAQEFIEKQFHERITVDQLSDMFAVGRRSFERRFKKATANSITEYIQRVKIKAAKKSFEVSRKNVTELMYEVGYTDTKAFRSTFKKLTGLSPVEYRNRYNKNLTQA; from the coding sequence ATGAAGCACATATCTGTACTGGTACCGAAAGGCGACGCTGCATTGGGCACCATTGAGGGGCCATTCAAATTTTTCACCTTCGTGAATGATTTTCTGGTTGCGATGGGGCGCGAGCCCGGGTTTCAGGTGGAGCTGGTGGGGCTTGACCGTGACGTCCAGCGGTATGGTAAAGTGTTTGCAGTGATCCCCGACATGTCCATCGAGCATGTTCATCAAACGGATCTGGTGATCATCCCAGCGGTCAATGGAAACCGTGAGCAGGTGATTGAGATGAATCAGGCCTTTTTTCCCTGGATTACGCGGCAGCACCAGGCAGGTGCCGAAGTTGCCAGTTTGTGCGTAGGGGCATTTTTGCTTGCCGCCACGGGACTGCTCAATGGAAAAAGCTGCACCACACACTGGATGTCTGCAGGCGATTTCAGGCGGATGTTTCCTCTGGTAAACCTCATGGACGACCGCATCATCACGGATGAACGCGGCGTGTACACCAGCGGCGGCGCCAACTCATTCTGGAACCTGCTTGTATACCTGGTGGAAAAGTATGTTGATCGTGAGATGGCGATCTATACCACCAAGTTTTTTATGATCGACATCGACCGCCACTCTCAGTCTCCATTTATCATGTTCAGCGGACAAAAGGGCCACGAGGATGAGGTGGTACGGAAAGCGCAGGAATTTATAGAAAAACAATTCCACGAGCGCATCACGGTCGATCAACTCTCGGACATGTTTGCAGTAGGGCGACGCAGTTTTGAACGTCGCTTCAAAAAAGCCACGGCAAATTCCATTACCGAATACATTCAGCGGGTGAAGATCAAGGCGGCTAAGAAAAGCTTTGAAGTAAGTCGTAAGAATGTCACCGAGCTGATGTACGAGGTCGGCTATACGGACACGAAGGCATTTCGCAGTACCTTCAAGAAACTGACCGGACTTTCACCGGTGGAATACCGCAACCGTTACAACAAGAATCTCACGCAGGCTTAG
- a CDS encoding TlpA family protein disulfide reductase — protein MFRYFLISLILLSSAATFAQSTAGLKSIAPFSMKLTNGQQYTSAQLAKGPVVLIYFSPDCEHCQDFTQDLVKNYNVVANKQVVMVTFQNMDMLRPFVSKYKLATFPNFKVGTEGSSMLVQRYYQIRYFPYIVIYDKNGKMVKTFEGEQPHEEIFRTLKAI, from the coding sequence ATGTTCCGCTATTTTCTCATTTCCCTGATTTTATTATCATCCGCTGCCACTTTTGCCCAAAGTACCGCAGGCCTGAAGAGCATTGCTCCATTCAGTATGAAGCTCACCAACGGTCAGCAATATACCTCTGCGCAGCTCGCGAAGGGCCCCGTGGTGCTGATCTACTTTTCGCCTGACTGCGAGCATTGCCAGGATTTCACGCAGGATCTCGTCAAAAATTACAACGTTGTTGCCAACAAGCAGGTTGTGATGGTCACTTTCCAGAATATGGACATGCTGCGGCCATTTGTTTCCAAATACAAGCTTGCTACTTTTCCCAACTTCAAAGTGGGTACCGAGGGCAGCAGCATGCTTGTGCAGCGATACTACCAGATCAGGTACTTCCCGTACATCGTGATTTATGATAAAAACGGGAAAATGGTCAAAACTTTCGAAGGAGAGCAGCCGCACGAGGAGATTTTCAGAACACTGAAAGCAATTTAG
- a CDS encoding esterase translates to MSKLISRLLGPALCLTTLTSFAQQANVNLDWNPQKNTENLFPYGGNVVSPDVRDDHTVTFRLKAPDAASVQLTGGPVLLALRSKDPIPFVKGSDGIWTLTVGPLKPDMYVYRFLVDGVAVADPNNTITGVSNQPAYSTLVVHGARPAYYDAANVPHGSITRHIYHSDVLGGEREIFVYTPPGYDPKKKYPVLYLLGGSGELASGWSLDGRANFIADNLLAEKKMVPMIIAMPNNQVIHRNDPQHLEKTYVRFGKELREQIVPFIDQHYSTIKDRRGRALAGLSMGGRHTQAVGFASTDLFSSFGILSSGDAEPAKLNPAFFADPGIKEKVDYILIGSGSGEQDFVGKRSAATHEALEKIGVPHEYFVGGEGAHDWGTWRMLLHDKLLPNLWKKTGTTSK, encoded by the coding sequence ATGAGCAAACTGATTTCCCGGCTTCTTGGTCCGGCCTTGTGCCTTACCACACTGACGAGCTTCGCACAGCAGGCGAATGTAAACCTGGACTGGAACCCGCAGAAAAATACTGAAAACCTTTTTCCGTACGGAGGTAATGTGGTCTCACCGGATGTTCGCGACGATCATACAGTTACTTTCAGACTGAAGGCGCCTGACGCAGCCTCGGTTCAGCTTACCGGCGGGCCGGTTCTGCTGGCGCTCAGGTCAAAGGATCCTATTCCTTTTGTAAAAGGCAGCGATGGCATCTGGACCCTGACGGTCGGACCGCTGAAACCCGACATGTACGTGTACCGCTTCCTGGTGGACGGAGTTGCCGTCGCCGATCCGAATAATACCATCACGGGCGTTTCCAATCAGCCGGCTTACAGTACCCTGGTGGTGCACGGTGCCAGGCCTGCCTACTATGATGCAGCGAATGTGCCTCATGGCAGCATTACGCGCCATATCTACCATTCCGACGTACTCGGTGGTGAGCGGGAAATCTTTGTTTACACGCCGCCAGGCTATGATCCAAAGAAAAAATACCCTGTATTGTACCTGCTGGGCGGCAGTGGCGAGCTGGCCTCGGGATGGTCGCTGGACGGCCGCGCGAACTTTATCGCTGACAATCTGCTGGCAGAGAAAAAGATGGTCCCGATGATCATCGCCATGCCCAACAACCAGGTCATTCACCGCAACGATCCCCAGCATCTTGAAAAAACCTATGTACGTTTCGGCAAAGAGCTGCGGGAGCAAATTGTACCGTTTATAGATCAGCATTACAGTACGATCAAAGACCGCCGGGGACGGGCACTTGCCGGGCTCTCCATGGGTGGCCGCCATACCCAGGCCGTAGGATTTGCTTCTACCGACCTTTTCAGCTCCTTCGGGATTCTAAGCTCAGGAGATGCCGAGCCTGCAAAGCTCAATCCTGCATTCTTTGCTGACCCCGGGATTAAAGAAAAAGTAGACTATATACTGATCGGCTCCGGCAGCGGCGAGCAGGACTTTGTAGGGAAACGATCGGCAGCTACCCACGAGGCGCTTGAAAAGATAGGTGTGCCCCACGAATATTTTGTGGGAGGTGAAGGTGCACACGACTGGGGTACGTGGCGTATGCTGCTGCACGACAAGCTGCTGCCCAATCTTTGGAAGAAAACCGGTACTACCAGCAAATAA
- a CDS encoding GMC oxidoreductase: MANLNIDSVKERTFDAIVVGTGISGGWAAKELTEKGLKTLILERGRDVKHITDYPTTNMMPWEFEHLGMPSLAVREASPMASKHYIFREDAMHFVVKDYEHPYVQDQPFSWMRGYQVGGRSLLWARQTQRWSDYDFEGPARDGFAVDWPIRYKDIAPWYSYVEKFAGISGNRDGLAQLPDGEFLPPHEMSCVEKHFSDQTAKNYGGTRPVIIGRAAHITAPQPVHIQQGRAQCQHRNLCQRGCPFGGYFSSNAATLPWAERTGNLTLRPHSVVHSVIYDENKKRATGVRVVDALTKEMSEYYAKIIFINASAINSNLILLNSTSARFPNGLGNDSGVLGKFIGFHNYRGRITADFDGFHDRTTDGRRPNGVYIPRFRNVFKQETDFLRGYAASVSASKSGNPNDGIGESLKAGLFAPDESGWSIGAQMMGETLTKETNFVRLDDTLKDAWGIPQLRMHVSFDENDMKMVQDFYTELSEMLDRAGFSNIKTSDTQRNPGSENHEMGGARMGSDAKTSILNKWNQMHYVSNVFVTDGACMTSTSTQNPSLTYMALTARAADYAVREMKKGNI; this comes from the coding sequence ATGGCAAACTTGAATATCGATTCGGTGAAGGAACGTACGTTCGACGCGATCGTCGTCGGGACGGGCATCAGCGGCGGCTGGGCTGCGAAGGAGCTGACGGAAAAAGGGTTGAAAACATTGATCCTTGAACGTGGCCGGGACGTTAAGCACATCACCGACTACCCCACAACCAACATGATGCCCTGGGAGTTTGAGCATCTTGGAATGCCGTCGCTTGCTGTCCGGGAAGCCAGTCCCATGGCCAGCAAGCACTATATTTTCCGGGAAGATGCCATGCATTTTGTCGTTAAAGATTACGAACATCCCTATGTGCAGGACCAGCCATTCAGCTGGATGCGCGGCTACCAGGTGGGCGGGCGCTCGCTATTGTGGGCACGGCAAACGCAACGCTGGTCGGACTACGATTTTGAAGGACCTGCCCGGGACGGATTCGCCGTTGACTGGCCCATCCGCTACAAGGATATTGCTCCCTGGTACAGCTATGTTGAAAAGTTTGCGGGTATTTCGGGGAATCGGGACGGGCTAGCGCAACTGCCTGATGGCGAGTTCCTGCCGCCCCACGAGATGAGCTGTGTTGAGAAGCACTTCAGTGATCAGACAGCGAAAAACTACGGAGGAACACGTCCTGTGATCATCGGGCGTGCGGCTCATATCACAGCGCCGCAGCCGGTCCATATTCAGCAGGGCCGTGCCCAATGCCAGCATCGCAATTTGTGCCAGCGGGGTTGCCCGTTTGGCGGATATTTCAGTAGCAATGCAGCCACATTGCCGTGGGCTGAGCGGACAGGCAATCTGACTTTGAGGCCCCACAGCGTGGTGCATTCGGTGATTTATGATGAAAACAAAAAACGCGCAACCGGCGTCCGGGTTGTTGACGCACTCACTAAGGAGATGAGTGAGTACTATGCTAAAATCATCTTTATCAATGCATCAGCCATCAACTCCAACCTGATCCTGCTGAACTCTACATCGGCCAGGTTCCCGAACGGATTGGGCAATGACAGCGGGGTGCTGGGCAAATTCATCGGATTCCACAACTATCGCGGGCGCATCACGGCAGACTTTGACGGCTTTCATGATCGCACCACCGACGGCCGTCGTCCCAATGGCGTCTATATACCGCGGTTCCGCAATGTTTTTAAGCAGGAGACGGATTTTCTCCGCGGTTATGCAGCCTCCGTGTCGGCATCCAAGTCGGGCAACCCGAATGATGGTATAGGCGAGTCGCTGAAGGCAGGACTTTTTGCACCGGACGAAAGCGGCTGGTCGATCGGCGCGCAGATGATGGGAGAAACGCTGACCAAAGAAACCAACTTTGTAAGGCTGGACGATACATTGAAAGATGCCTGGGGTATTCCGCAGCTCCGCATGCATGTTTCTTTTGATGAAAATGACATGAAAATGGTGCAGGATTTTTACACTGAACTCAGCGAAATGCTGGACAGGGCGGGATTCAGCAACATCAAAACGTCCGACACGCAGCGCAATCCGGGCAGCGAAAATCACGAAATGGGCGGAGCGAGGATGGGCAGCGATGCTAAAACCTCCATCCTCAACAAATGGAATCAAATGCATTATGTTTCCAATGTTTTTGTCACGGATGGCGCCTGCATGACGTCCACTTCGACACAAAATCCTTCACTGACTTACATGGCCCTGACGGCCAGGGCAGCGGATTATGCGGTACGTGAGATGAAAAAAGGGAACATCTGA